In a genomic window of bacterium:
- a CDS encoding hydrogenase iron-sulfur subunit has product MEKDFEPKILTFCCNWCSYAGADLAGVSRLQYPANNRIIRVMCSGMIHPNLVIDALTKGADGVLICGCHIGDCHYLEGNLKAQSRAEAIQLMLDDFGIEQERFRLEWVSAAEGQRFAQVMTEFTETIKQLGPSPYSTRN; this is encoded by the coding sequence ATGGAAAAAGACTTTGAACCCAAAATCCTGACTTTTTGTTGCAACTGGTGTTCTTATGCCGGGGCAGACCTGGCAGGTGTATCAAGATTACAGTATCCTGCTAATAATCGCATTATTCGGGTGATGTGTTCTGGAATGATTCACCCTAATTTAGTCATCGATGCCTTAACTAAGGGTGCGGATGGTGTCCTTATCTGTGGCTGTCATATTGGTGACTGCCATTATCTGGAAGGGAATCTTAAAGCCCAAAGCAGGGCAGAGGCTATCCAGTTAATGCTGGATGACTTTGGAATTGAACAGGAGAGATTTAGGTTAGAATGGGTCTCTGCCGCAGAAGGGCAAAGATTTGCTCAGGTGATGACAGAATTTACTGAAACAATAAAGCAATTAGGACCAAGCCCATATTCAACAAGGAATTAA
- a CDS encoding Ni/Fe hydrogenase subunit alpha: protein MGKKIIIQPVTRIEGHAKVTIQLDDNGNVQETMVNVVELRGFEKFCIGRPVEELPRIVTSICGVCPWSHHLASAKANDAVFGVEIPSAAKKLRELANAIAFTEEHILHFYFLAGADFVIGPDADYSIRNVIGIAQKLPDVAKQVVRCRHLGAQMLEILSGKSIHPVAAVPGGFSKALTTQERDEMKAKAMEILELAKFSIDFAKKNIFPPFLEAVQTLGVIKTGFLGTVREDGCLDLYDGRLRMMQADGSYHDFDYNQYTDYIAEHIEPWTYLKFPYMRKAGGFSMDLNNPVGIYRTNTLARINVCDKIGTSLAQSELEEFRSNFGRPAQLTLLYHWARLIELLYNAEHIVKLLDDPEIISIDIRKSVTPRASRGIGCVEAPRGTLIHDYETDENGLVTNVNLIVGTTHNNAPINMSVKKAAMDNIKDGKYDQRILNRVEMAIRAYDPCLSCATHDLDGRLPVKIDLINSAGEIIDSLRN, encoded by the coding sequence ATGGGTAAAAAGATCATCATACAACCAGTAACCAGAATTGAGGGTCATGCTAAGGTGACCATTCAATTGGATGATAATGGGAATGTGCAGGAGACAATGGTTAATGTTGTTGAACTGCGTGGCTTTGAGAAATTCTGCATTGGCAGACCAGTGGAGGAACTGCCCAGGATTGTAACCAGTATTTGTGGTGTTTGTCCCTGGTCGCATCATTTAGCCAGTGCTAAGGCAAATGATGCCGTTTTTGGGGTGGAGATTCCTTCTGCGGCTAAAAAACTCAGGGAATTGGCGAATGCTATTGCCTTTACAGAGGAGCATATCTTGCACTTTTATTTTCTGGCAGGGGCAGATTTTGTTATCGGGCCGGATGCGGATTATTCAATTAGAAATGTCATCGGTATTGCTCAAAAACTCCCTGATGTGGCTAAACAGGTGGTTAGATGCAGGCATCTGGGTGCTCAGATGCTGGAAATCTTGAGTGGTAAATCCATTCATCCCGTAGCGGCTGTGCCTGGCGGATTCAGTAAAGCTTTAACTACACAAGAAAGGGATGAGATGAAGGCGAAGGCTATGGAGATATTAGAACTGGCAAAATTCTCGATTGACTTTGCGAAAAAGAATATCTTCCCACCATTCCTTGAGGCAGTCCAGACTTTGGGGGTGATAAAGACAGGCTTTCTGGGCACAGTTAGAGAGGACGGATGCCTTGACCTTTATGACGGCAGATTAAGGATGATGCAGGCAGATGGAAGTTACCATGACTTTGATTATAACCAATACACTGACTATATTGCAGAACATATTGAACCGTGGACATACCTCAAGTTTCCTTATATGAGAAAGGCGGGAGGTTTTTCAATGGATTTAAACAATCCAGTGGGAATATACCGAACAAACACTCTGGCGAGAATCAATGTTTGCGATAAGATTGGGACATCGCTTGCTCAAAGTGAGCTTGAGGAATTTAGGAGCAATTTTGGCAGACCGGCTCAGTTAACCCTGCTTTATCATTGGGCACGCTTGATTGAATTGCTCTACAATGCCGAACATATAGTTAAACTTTTAGATGACCCAGAGATTATCAGCATAGATATCAGGAAATCCGTTACCCCCAGAGCGAGTCGTGGAATAGGCTGTGTAGAGGCACCCAGAGGAACATTAATCCATGATTATGAGACGGATGAGAATGGTCTGGTTACTAATGTTAATCTAATTGTAGGCACGACCCATAACAATGCACCCATAAATATGTCAGTTAAGAAAGCGGCAATGGATAACATTAAGGATGGCAAATACGACCAGAGGATACTTAATCGGGTTGAGATGGCAATTCGTGCCTATGACCCCTGTCTTTCCTGTGCTACCCATGATTTAGATGGCAGGCTGCCTGTGAAGATAGACCTTATTAATTCGGCAGGGGAGATAATAGATAGTTTAAGGAATTAA
- a CDS encoding FAD-dependent oxidoreductase, whose protein sequence is MATEIKNTKIGSCLVLGGGIAGMQAALDLANSGIKVYLVDTRPSIGGVMAMLDKTFPTNDCAMCTMAPRLVEIGRHKDIEIITLSDIESISGQAGNFTVRLNKHARYVREDRCTGCGECETACPVEVPDGFNCSLNQRKAIYRLYPQAVPNWFTIDKSEHKSPCRLACSAGCDNQAYIALISQGRFKEAMEVIRRRIPIPSICGRICNAPCESKCNRKDVDEPLSIRALKRFVSDYERVNGGWQPSKVEVKYPEKIAVIGSGPAGLTCAYNLTQRGYPVTIFEALPVAGGMLRVGIPQYRLPAEIIDYEIEQIKNSGVEILTNTPLGPDLTLNDLFDRGYKAIFIAIGMHQSKRLNIEGEDLAGVVHGTSFLHSVKRHREIDLTGKVVAVIGGGNVATDVARTVLRLGAEKVSMVCMESLEEMPAHPQEIKDAKEEGITILHRKGTNRILGKDGSVCAIELIECLSVFDKQGRFSPVFARENITTMDADTVIIAVGQVVDYSMVQAADGVLITERGFLKVDKTTLATNVPGIFAGGDVIGLSGMAVDAIAHGHEAAESIHRYLQGMDMFEGREKKTEAGANLPQREIKIEQRQPMPKLLPQERIKDFEEIELGYSQEQAVKEAKRCLNCGGCSECLMCVQACKAEAIEHQQKQEAINLEVGAVIIAPGYETFEAKLAGEYGYGRYPNVVTSLEFERIMGASGPFRGEVLRPSDKTHPHKIAFIQCVGSRDTERPWCSSVCCMYATKEAIIAKEHLPDLECKIFYRDVRAFGKGYEAYYERAKKEGIAYINQTPSTLKQNPQTKGLVIRYGLSGEIIEEEFDLVVLCVGITPQPVKAIAQRLNLRLNEFGFVETDAFLKTNLEGIFAAGVATGPKDIPESVMEASASAAECLAILSDVKWSLVKKQEYPPQRDVTQEEPRVGVFVCHCGTNIAGVVDVNSVVEYVRRLPNVVHCENRLYTCSSDSCERIKEVIQKEGLNRVVVAACTPRTHEPLFMEVLRNAGLNPYLFEMANIRDQNSWVHRQEPQKATQKAKDLIKMALAKVRMNEPLYPSYLTVNKSALVIGAGIAGLTASIEIARQGYQVHLIEKNQEIGGYNQRIKYLLGAERNKLWEKVVSEVKNHPKIKLYLNTQLVNIEGSVGNFKTQLAVNGTSAEIEHGVVIVATGATEYKPTEYLYGQDKRVITQLELEERLANLEPRAPSPEPRVPNTVVMLQCVGSREEERMYCSRVCCQEAIKNGLKIKEVYPQTDVYIIYRDIRAYGYYEEYYRQAREKGIKFIQRQDNEKPQVELKNGQINVSVLDMLLGMKIDLPADLVVLSSGTQANESNKDIAQKLKVSLNEHGFFLEAHMKLRPVDFATEGIFVCGTAHGPKTIPESIIQAMAAAARASVILSKDELEIDPRIAEVIDANCDGCAYCVDPCPYKAITLVEYEKDGAIKKTVKVDIAKCHGCGVCMATCPKKGIFVRGFRLEQIAAQVEAALEEVGK, encoded by the coding sequence ATGGCAACGGAAATAAAAAATACAAAAATCGGTTCTTGTTTAGTGCTTGGTGGCGGTATTGCCGGCATGCAAGCCGCACTTGACCTGGCTAATAGTGGGATAAAGGTCTATCTGGTAGATACCAGACCCAGCATCGGTGGCGTGATGGCGATGCTCGATAAAACCTTCCCGACTAACGATTGTGCGATGTGCACGATGGCTCCCAGACTGGTTGAGATTGGCAGACATAAGGATATCGAAATAATTACCCTGAGCGATATAGAGTCTATTTCTGGGCAGGCTGGCAATTTTACGGTTAGATTGAATAAGCACGCAAGATATGTGCGTGAAGACAGATGCACTGGCTGTGGTGAATGTGAGACGGCCTGTCCTGTAGAGGTGCCGGATGGATTTAACTGCTCGCTTAACCAGAGAAAGGCAATCTATCGTCTTTACCCTCAGGCAGTCCCCAACTGGTTCACCATAGACAAATCCGAACATAAATCACCCTGTCGCCTCGCCTGCTCGGCCGGTTGTGATAATCAGGCATACATCGCCTTGATCAGTCAGGGAAGATTTAAAGAGGCAATGGAGGTTATTCGCCGCAGAATCCCTATTCCCTCGATATGCGGCCGTATTTGTAACGCACCCTGTGAGAGTAAATGTAATCGCAAGGATGTTGACGAACCCTTGAGCATCCGGGCATTAAAACGCTTTGTATCTGATTATGAAAGAGTAAATGGCGGCTGGCAACCCTCTAAAGTTGAAGTGAAATACCCTGAGAAGATAGCCGTAATTGGCTCTGGTCCTGCTGGACTAACCTGTGCCTATAATCTGACTCAACGCGGATACCCGGTAACCATATTTGAGGCTTTACCGGTGGCAGGTGGTATGCTGCGGGTAGGTATCCCGCAATATCGTTTACCCGCAGAGATTATTGACTATGAAATCGAACAGATAAAAAACTCAGGGGTAGAGATACTAACTAATACCCCGCTGGGTCCAGATTTAACCCTGAATGACCTCTTTGATAGAGGCTATAAAGCTATCTTTATCGCTATTGGTATGCATCAGAGCAAGAGATTGAATATTGAGGGAGAGGATTTAGCCGGGGTTGTCCACGGAACCTCCTTTTTGCATAGTGTCAAGCGGCATAGAGAGATAGACTTAACTGGTAAGGTGGTAGCGGTTATCGGCGGCGGCAATGTAGCTACTGATGTTGCCAGAACCGTATTACGCTTAGGGGCAGAGAAGGTTAGTATGGTGTGCATGGAATCCCTTGAGGAGATGCCTGCTCATCCACAGGAAATCAAAGACGCCAAAGAGGAAGGGATAACCATCCTTCACCGCAAAGGGACAAACCGCATATTGGGCAAAGACGGCTCTGTCTGTGCCATAGAACTGATAGAATGCCTTTCTGTGTTTGATAAACAGGGAAGGTTTAGCCCGGTATTTGCCAGAGAAAATATCACCACGATGGATGCAGATACGGTTATTATTGCAGTAGGACAAGTGGTGGACTACTCAATGGTTCAAGCCGCAGATGGGGTATTGATAACTGAGCGGGGCTTTTTAAAGGTTGATAAAACCACCTTAGCTACAAATGTGCCTGGGATATTTGCTGGTGGTGATGTAATCGGGTTGTCTGGCATGGCAGTGGATGCAATTGCACACGGACACGAGGCAGCAGAATCCATCCATCGCTATCTGCAAGGGATGGATATGTTCGAAGGCCGAGAAAAAAAGACCGAAGCAGGGGCAAACCTGCCTCAAAGGGAGATTAAGATAGAGCAGAGACAACCAATGCCTAAATTGCTACCACAGGAGCGAATAAAGGACTTTGAAGAGATCGAATTGGGCTATTCTCAAGAACAGGCAGTCAAAGAGGCAAAACGCTGCCTCAACTGCGGTGGCTGCTCTGAATGCCTGATGTGTGTCCAGGCGTGCAAGGCAGAAGCAATAGAGCACCAGCAGAAACAAGAAGCCATTAATCTGGAGGTAGGTGCGGTAATCATAGCCCCTGGTTATGAAACTTTTGAGGCAAAACTCGCTGGCGAATACGGCTACGGCAGGTATCCCAATGTGGTCACCAGCCTGGAGTTTGAACGGATAATGGGTGCATCAGGTCCCTTTAGAGGAGAGGTGTTAAGACCATCAGATAAAACCCATCCGCACAAGATTGCCTTTATCCAGTGCGTTGGCTCAAGGGATACAGAAAGACCCTGGTGCTCATCCGTCTGTTGTATGTATGCCACCAAAGAGGCGATAATCGCTAAGGAACATCTGCCAGATTTGGAATGTAAGATATTCTATCGGGATGTGCGAGCCTTTGGCAAGGGGTATGAAGCCTATTATGAACGGGCGAAAAAAGAGGGGATAGCGTATATTAATCAGACACCGTCAACCCTCAAGCAAAACCCTCAGACAAAGGGTCTGGTTATCCGCTATGGACTTTCTGGCGAGATAATCGAGGAGGAGTTCGATTTAGTCGTCTTGTGTGTGGGTATCACACCACAGCCAGTAAAGGCTATTGCCCAGCGGTTGAATCTGCGGCTGAATGAGTTTGGGTTTGTGGAGACCGATGCTTTCCTAAAGACAAATCTGGAGGGAATTTTTGCGGCGGGTGTAGCCACAGGACCAAAGGATATTCCAGAGAGTGTAATGGAGGCAAGTGCATCTGCGGCTGAATGTTTAGCCATTCTCTCTGATGTCAAATGGAGCTTAGTCAAGAAGCAGGAGTATCCTCCACAACGCGATGTGACTCAAGAAGAGCCAAGGGTGGGTGTATTTGTCTGCCACTGCGGGACAAATATTGCCGGTGTAGTAGATGTTAACAGTGTAGTTGAGTATGTGCGGAGATTACCCAATGTAGTGCATTGTGAGAATAGGTTATACACCTGTTCAAGTGATAGTTGTGAGCGGATAAAGGAGGTTATCCAGAAGGAGGGGTTGAATCGCGTGGTAGTAGCCGCTTGCACCCCGCGCACGCACGAGCCGCTCTTTATGGAGGTTTTAAGGAATGCCGGGCTTAATCCGTACCTCTTTGAAATGGCTAATATCCGCGACCAAAATTCCTGGGTGCATAGACAAGAACCACAAAAAGCCACCCAGAAGGCAAAAGACCTGATTAAAATGGCGTTGGCTAAGGTGAGAATGAATGAGCCGTTGTATCCAAGCTATCTAACGGTAAACAAGTCTGCCTTAGTTATTGGTGCTGGCATAGCTGGATTAACCGCAAGTATCGAAATAGCCCGACAAGGTTATCAAGTTCATTTGATTGAAAAGAACCAGGAAATTGGCGGATATAACCAAAGGATTAAATATCTTCTTGGAGCGGAAAGAAATAAATTATGGGAAAAAGTAGTTAGTGAGGTCAAAAATCACCCAAAGATAAAGTTGTATCTCAATACCCAGCTGGTAAATATCGAAGGAAGCGTAGGAAACTTTAAAACACAATTGGCGGTTAATGGAACGAGTGCAGAAATAGAACACGGTGTGGTCATCGTGGCTACTGGCGCCACAGAATACAAGCCAACAGAATATCTCTACGGTCAAGACAAACGCGTAATAACACAACTTGAATTAGAGGAGCGATTAGCGAATCTCGAACCCCGAGCCCCGAGTCCCGAGCCCCGAGTCCCGAATACCGTAGTGATGCTCCAGTGTGTTGGTTCACGCGAAGAAGAGCGAATGTATTGCTCACGGGTATGCTGTCAAGAGGCAATTAAGAATGGCTTAAAAATCAAGGAGGTCTATCCGCAGACAGATGTCTATATTATATACCGTGATATTCGTGCTTATGGATATTATGAGGAATATTACCGCCAGGCAAGGGAAAAGGGAATTAAATTTATCCAGAGACAGGATAATGAAAAACCGCAAGTTGAGCTGAAAAATGGTCAGATAAATGTTTCTGTCCTGGATATGCTTTTGGGAATGAAGATAGACCTACCCGCGGATTTAGTTGTTCTTTCTTCTGGCACACAAGCCAATGAATCAAACAAGGATATTGCTCAGAAATTAAAGGTGTCGTTAAATGAACACGGCTTTTTCTTAGAGGCGCATATGAAGTTAAGGCCTGTAGATTTTGCTACTGAGGGAATTTTTGTTTGCGGCACTGCCCATGGACCCAAAACTATCCCTGAATCCATCATTCAAGCCATGGCGGCGGCAGCTCGGGCATCGGTAATACTCTCTAAGGATGAACTGGAGATAGACCCGAGGATAGCTGAGGTGATAGATGCCAATTGTGATGGCTGTGCTTATTGTGTTGACCCCTGCCCATATAAGGCAATTACCTTAGTTGAATATGAGAAGGATGGAGCTATCAAAAAGACGGTTAAGGTAGATATTGCCAAATGCCATGGCTGTGGAGTATGTATGGCTACCTGTCCCAAGAAAGGGATATTTGTTAGAGGGTTCAGGCTTGAGCAGATTGCCGCACAGGTGGAGGCGGCGTTGGAAGAAGTAGGAAAATAG
- a CDS encoding hydrogenase maturation nickel metallochaperone HypA: MHEWGITQEAIDEVIKISNKNGVSKVTRVSLSVGEDDHLTPDAIKLCFECLGKGTMVEGSELEVKKGDGQGITIETVEGE, encoded by the coding sequence ATGCATGAATGGGGAATTACACAAGAAGCAATAGATGAAGTCATTAAGATATCTAATAAGAACGGCGTGAGCAAGGTAACCAGGGTCTCTTTATCCGTAGGCGAGGACGACCATTTAACACCTGATGCAATAAAGTTATGCTTTGAATGCCTGGGGAAAGGGACAATGGTTGAAGGGAGTGAGTTGGAGGTTAAAAAGGGCGATGGGCAGGGGATTACTATTGAGACTGTAGAAGGAGAGTAG
- a CDS encoding methyl viologen-reducing hydrogenase, translating to MAVKVAEEWLNICGGCEVTILDIGEPLLDLLPQLEFVHMPVIMDHKYYGQTGEKEEMEIPEATVGIISGGIRNEKEKHVAEEMCKKCSVVMALGSCACYGGIPALANQYNLEEIYDKIYRNSKTTDSGETPSQELPPLTDRVYALDEEIKVDIYIPGCPPSPEIVAEALTALLSGKPFTLPERSVCDDCPTKREKKAVTSIKRPLEPIIPPGQKLEESRCFMELGFLCLGPVTKSGCGGSAKIPRCIKAGMPCRACFGPIRKGANPMVDMMGALSTTGLDLKSILDRSATFQRYIGAHGRLRPLPKRA from the coding sequence ATGGCAGTGAAGGTTGCAGAGGAGTGGTTAAACATTTGTGGTGGGTGTGAGGTAACTATTCTGGACATTGGAGAACCATTACTGGATTTGTTACCTCAACTTGAGTTTGTCCATATGCCGGTGATTATGGACCATAAATACTACGGACAGACCGGCGAAAAGGAGGAAATGGAGATACCAGAGGCTACAGTTGGTATTATCTCCGGTGGGATACGCAATGAGAAGGAAAAGCATGTGGCAGAGGAGATGTGCAAGAAATGTTCGGTAGTAATGGCTCTTGGCTCTTGTGCCTGCTATGGTGGTATCCCTGCCTTAGCGAATCAATATAATTTAGAGGAAATTTACGATAAAATCTATCGTAACTCCAAGACTACGGACTCTGGAGAGACACCCTCACAAGAACTTCCACCACTGACTGATCGGGTTTATGCCCTTGATGAGGAGATCAAGGTTGATATTTATATCCCTGGATGTCCTCCTTCACCAGAGATAGTAGCTGAGGCACTAACTGCCCTGCTTTCGGGCAAGCCATTTACCTTACCAGAGCGGAGTGTGTGTGATGACTGCCCAACTAAACGGGAAAAGAAGGCAGTAACCTCTATAAAGAGGCCGCTTGAGCCGATTATCCCGCCGGGGCAAAAATTAGAAGAATCACGCTGTTTTATGGAGCTTGGATTTTTATGTCTTGGACCGGTGACTAAGTCTGGTTGTGGTGGCTCTGCAAAAATACCACGATGTATTAAAGCAGGAATGCCCTGTCGAGCCTGCTTTGGTCCAATCAGAAAAGGTGCTAATCCAATGGTAGATATGATGGGTGCACTTTCTACTACTGGATTAGACCTAAAGTCAATCCTTGACAGATCAGCTACCTTTCAGAGATATATTGGTGCTCATGGCAGATTAAGACCACTGCCGAAGAGGGCATGA
- the frhD gene encoding coenzyme F420-reducing hydrogenase, FrhD protein produces MLDYYEKRVLILGCGNILFGDDGFGPAVVEYLQKHYDLPQDVAVIDVGSGVREILFNLLLSEIKPQKIIIVDAIDAGRKPGEVFEVAIEDLPKNKVDDFSMHQIPTSNLLRELKVLGQVEVKLIAAQVENIPEMVQPGLSNRLSEAIPAACKMILSDLSDLSDLSDSSDRSNLSDPKRSIL; encoded by the coding sequence ATGCTTGATTATTACGAAAAGCGTGTGCTTATTTTAGGTTGTGGAAATATTCTATTTGGGGATGATGGATTTGGGCCAGCTGTGGTAGAATATCTTCAGAAACACTATGACCTGCCTCAAGATGTAGCAGTAATAGATGTAGGCAGTGGTGTGCGAGAGATACTGTTTAATCTATTACTCTCTGAAATAAAGCCGCAAAAGATTATTATCGTTGATGCTATAGACGCAGGTAGAAAACCAGGTGAGGTTTTTGAGGTAGCAATTGAGGATTTACCGAAAAATAAGGTGGATGACTTTTCGATGCATCAAATCCCAACCTCAAATCTACTCAGAGAACTTAAGGTGTTAGGTCAGGTAGAGGTAAAACTCATTGCCGCACAGGTAGAAAACATACCAGAAATGGTTCAGCCAGGGCTCTCTAATAGACTATCTGAGGCGATACCTGCTGCCTGTAAGATGATACTGTCTGACCTGTCTGACCTGTCTGACCTGTCAGACTCGTCAGACAGATCAAACTTGTCTGACCCAAAAAGGAGCATTCTATAA
- a CDS encoding type II toxin-antitoxin system HicB family antitoxin, with protein MKKTILFPIIVECLEEGGYYAECPILQGCHVEGETYLEAIENIQDAIKILRDSYQELGKNIPSLPIYEGKVVVTSGIPMLQEV; from the coding sequence ATGAAAAAGACAATTCTATTCCCAATAATAGTTGAATGTTTAGAAGAAGGTGGGTATTATGCTGAATGCCCTATTCTTCAAGGATGTCATGTAGAAGGGGAAACCTATTTAGAGGCAATAGAGAATATCCAGGATGCAATAAAAATACTCCGTGATTCTTATCAAGAATTGGGCAAAAACATTCCTTCACTTCCAATCTATGAAGGGAAGGTAGTGGTTACTTCGGGTATTCCTATGTTACAGGAAGTATAA
- a CDS encoding CoB--CoM heterodisulfide reductase iron-sulfur subunit B family protein: MQYGYYPGCSIHSGSKEYGDSLSYAIKPFDIKLEEIKGWTCCVPVAPHCCSSSVSIALAADNLAKAEKQGYSQVVAPCAACFSRLKVATYEIKQDKQLQETVSQTLGYEFRNSVAILHPLELFPKKIEHCFITRDLSRINVVCYYGCLLTRPPKIKQFDDAENPQTMDNILTDIGMNVLDWSYKTDCCGASYTLPKKEIVFRLTKQLLDNARQSGANCISVACPLCHLNLELVQWELKEYHLPVFYFTQLIGLAYGLSAKELGLNRHLIKVDKVLGKIK; the protein is encoded by the coding sequence ATGCAATACGGCTACTATCCTGGTTGTTCAATTCATTCAGGCTCAAAGGAGTATGGAGATTCTTTATCCTATGCAATCAAACCCTTTGATATTAAATTAGAGGAGATAAAGGGATGGACTTGTTGTGTGCCAGTGGCTCCTCATTGCTGTTCATCATCGGTTTCTATTGCCCTGGCAGCAGATAACCTGGCTAAAGCAGAAAAGCAAGGCTATAGCCAGGTAGTAGCCCCTTGTGCCGCTTGCTTTAGTCGATTGAAAGTCGCTACCTATGAAATCAAGCAGGATAAACAACTACAGGAAACAGTGTCTCAAACATTAGGTTATGAATTCAGAAACTCTGTGGCAATACTCCACCCATTAGAACTATTCCCCAAAAAGATTGAGCATTGCTTCATCACCAGAGACCTCTCCAGGATAAATGTGGTCTGCTATTACGGTTGTCTATTAACCCGTCCACCCAAGATTAAGCAGTTCGATGATGCTGAAAATCCTCAAACGATGGATAATATTTTAACTGATATTGGTATGAATGTCCTTGATTGGTCATACAAAACCGATTGTTGTGGGGCATCTTATACCCTGCCTAAAAAAGAGATTGTATTTCGATTAACCAAACAATTATTAGATAATGCCAGACAAAGCGGTGCAAATTGTATCTCGGTCGCCTGTCCCTTATGCCATCTTAATTTAGAATTAGTTCAGTGGGAGTTAAAGGAGTACCATCTGCCAGTGTTCTATTTTACCCAACTAATCGGGCTGGCGTATGGGTTGTCCGCGAAAGAATTAGGCTTGAACCGGCATCTAATAAAGGTAGATAAGGTGTTAGGGAAAATAAAATAA
- a CDS encoding HEPN domain-containing protein translates to MNNLISEIHRKVKQWLIYGDEDLQMAQYAMTMRLPVPYRLVAYHAQQCAEKHLKAYLIFKRVDFPYTHNISRLLELCSQQASWPGQLQNAEELTPFAITTRYPGEDEEVTKEEAFRAIDIATYVRQVVRTALLEEGMELSNKYDNL, encoded by the coding sequence ATGAACAACCTCATCAGTGAAATTCACCGTAAGGTCAAACAGTGGCTTATTTATGGAGATGAAGATTTGCAGATGGCACAATATGCTATGACCATGCGTCTTCCTGTTCCTTACCGATTAGTTGCCTATCATGCACAACAATGTGCGGAGAAGCACTTGAAAGCCTATTTAATATTCAAAAGGGTGGACTTCCCATATACACACAATATTTCTCGATTATTAGAATTATGCTCGCAACAGGCAAGTTGGCCTGGCCAATTGCAGAACGCAGAAGAATTAACACCATTTGCAATTACTACCCGCTATCCCGGCGAGGATGAAGAAGTAACAAAAGAAGAAGCATTTCGTGCTATTGATATTGCTACTTATGTGCGACAAGTAGTGCGAACTGCGTTACTTGAAGAAGGAATGGAACTTTCAAATAAGTATGATAATCTATGA
- a CDS encoding nucleotidyl transferase AbiEii/AbiGii toxin family protein produces MNLQIKAAVEIHQFFTKADIPYAIIGGIALQHWGEPRFTRDVDVTILVDLGQEEATLKKILSIFSPRISDALEFALKHRVCLVQSREGIEIDISLGIPGYEQEVVKRAVECDLGSGIVRICSAEDLIIHKAVAGRPQDLLDIDGVIIRQGKRLNVAYIRRWLKEFSRLLEMEEILQRFEEAWRRFGKRGSVKNKYEKGSENEKDNSIPNNS; encoded by the coding sequence ATGAATCTACAAATTAAGGCTGCTGTAGAGATTCATCAATTCTTTACCAAAGCAGATATACCTTATGCCATCATAGGAGGCATTGCCCTCCAACATTGGGGAGAGCCACGCTTTACCCGTGATGTAGATGTTACTATTCTGGTTGATTTGGGGCAAGAAGAGGCAACATTAAAAAAGATATTATCTATCTTTTCCCCTCGAATTTCTGATGCATTAGAGTTTGCTCTTAAACATCGTGTCTGTTTAGTTCAAAGTAGAGAAGGGATAGAAATAGATATTTCGTTAGGTATCCCTGGATATGAGCAGGAAGTTGTAAAACGCGCAGTAGAATGTGATCTTGGAAGTGGAATTGTGCGGATATGTTCGGCAGAAGACCTCATTATTCATAAGGCAGTAGCAGGAAGACCTCAAGATTTACTTGATATTGATGGGGTAATTATCCGTCAAGGAAAGAGGTTAAATGTTGCGTATATCCGCCGGTGGCTTAAGGAATTTTCCCGCTTGTTGGAAATGGAAGAAATACTCCAGAGATTTGAGGAAGCCTGGAGACGATTTGGAAAAAGAGGTAGTGTCAAAAATAAATATGAAAAGGGGTCAGAAAATGAAAAAGACAATTCTATTCCCAATAATAGTTGA
- a CDS encoding type II toxin-antitoxin system HicA family toxin produces MSDKFPAITDKDVISVLRKIGFEFYRTAKGSHEVWRRKSDMRHTIIPRHRGKIIKRRTLKTILNDIGLTIEEFRRLV; encoded by the coding sequence ATGAGTGACAAATTCCCTGCAATAACTGATAAAGATGTTATAAGTGTCCTTCGCAAGATTGGATTTGAATTTTATCGAACAGCAAAAGGTAGTCACGAGGTATGGCGGAGAAAAAGCGATATGAGGCATACTATTATCCCAAGACACAGAGGGAAGATAATAAAAAGAAGGACTCTAAAAACTATACTGAATGATATTGGATTAACCATAGAAGAATTTAGGAGATTGGTTTAA